A region from the Rhodamnia argentea isolate NSW1041297 chromosome 7, ASM2092103v1, whole genome shotgun sequence genome encodes:
- the LOC115749756 gene encoding uncharacterized protein LOC115749756 → MGMARSLVGRTLAVALPLLFLLSITALSSATPPPSRARKLGFFYTRTRGRCTPQYWSSGREKWPRMVPRKSTVSRAFGSRAIAERYGGDLTVWESTAGVVVGGGDAYGRLVKQASAALLNSYARKGFTYSAWEVKTLLIQALASPRAAADQAGQFAVANEACN, encoded by the exons ATGGGAATGGCTCGTTCTCTAGTTGGCCGCACTCTCGCGGTGGCGCTCCCgctcctcttccttctctccATCACCGCCTTATCTTCCGCCACACCACCACCCTCTCGCGCCCGAAAGCTCGGGTTTTTCTACACCCGCACCAGAGGACGATGCACTCCTCA GTACTGGAGCAGTGGGCGAGAGAAGTGGCCGAGGATGGTGCCGAGGAAATCGACGGTGTCGAGGGCGTTCGGGTCGAGGGCGATCGCGGAGCGTTACGGCGGCGATCTGACGGTGTGGGAATCGACGGCCGGGGTGGTCGTCGGCGGGGGTGACGCGTACGGCAGGCTGGTGAAGCAGGCGAGCGCGGCCCTTCTCAACTCGTACGCCAGGAAAGGTTTCACCTACTCGGCTTGGGAAGTCAAGACTCTGCTCATCCAGGCCTTGGCCTCGCCGCGAGCCGCCGCCGATCAGGCCGGCCAGTTCGCCGTCGCCAATGAAGCTTGTAATTAA
- the LOC115749757 gene encoding disease resistance protein RML1A-like isoform X1 yields MRLTYAQIHAVRRLPESLIRLELLKLHTKKLPNLSDLVNLRELSLGFCEGGRTPKLVEDPMPWWIGRLRKLESLTLISKVVVTLSADIGLLSHLKTLELRCPNLRYLPRPPASLSSLSLQNYMSVHAIDLSNLKKLSKLTMTLAAITEIQGLDCLEYLQTLSLVFLGCLEVLPDLSNSKKLRKLHIEKCECLVEIQGKMPASLELLMMEKCESLEKLPDLSSLEGPEEIKIYACVKLNVEVIPGYAEKREETYQ; encoded by the coding sequence ATGAGATTGACATATGCTCAAATACATGCGGTACGGAGGCTTCCGGAAAGTCTTATCAGATTAGAGTTGTTAAAACTGCACACGAAGAAGCTTCCAAATCTCTCAGACCTGGTCAATTTGAGAGAGTTGAGCCTGGGCTTTTGTGAAGGTGGTCGTACTCCTAAGCTTGTGGAAGATCCGATGCCATGGTGGATAGGGAGGTTGCGCAAACTGGAGTCTTTGACGTTGATCTCTAAAGTTGTAGTTACCTTATCTGCAGATATTGGTCTCCTTTCTCATCTCAAGACACTCGAACTCCGTTGCCCGAATCTGCGTTACCTCCCGAGGCCTCCCGCAAGCCTATCATCCTTGAGTCTCCAGAACTACATGTCGGTCCATGCGATAGACCTATCAAATCTGAAGAAACTATCGAAACTCACTATGACATTGGCTGCAATTACAGAGATTCAAGGCCTTGACTGTTTGGAGTATCTTCAAACTCTGTCACTTGTTTTCCTTGGATGTCTGGAGGTATTACCTGATTTGAGTAATTCAAAGAAACTAAGGAAACTCCATATAGAAAAATGTGAGtgtctggttgagattcaaggcaaAATGCCAGCATCTCTAGAACTGTTGATGATGGAGAAGTGCGAGTCCTTGGAGAAGTTGCCTGATCTGTCGAGCTTGGAGGGACCGGAAGAGATCAAAATATATGCTTGCGTGAAATTGAATGTGGAGGTGATTCCTGGCTATGCTGAAAAACGTGAGGAAACATACCAATGA
- the LOC115749757 gene encoding disease resistance protein RUN1-like isoform X2: MLDIGSFYLASLAILDLFWSGITQIWKGWSQMKMAKNLTVLNLTGYYYLQKTPNLSAHANLERLVLIECRNLVKIDKSIGQLKCLVSLDVRYCLELSRLPGELGELEALKELLLDSTPIKNIPEIQGMKNLRIISAHRCNEIAQLPLSIGGLASLEYLYLSGYLSLERLPDSIGKLKSLIEFDISRSGIKELPHSLQTIEKPEAIRGEFNCC; encoded by the exons ATGCTTGACATAGGGAGTTTTTACTTGGCAAGTCTTGCTATTCTCGATCTATTTTGGAGTGGAATTACACAAATTTGGAAGGGGTGGAGCCAAATGAAG ATGGCCAAGAATTTAACAGTTCTAAATTTGACTGGCTACTATTACTTGCAAAAAACCCCTAATCTCTCTGCACATGCAAATTTAGAACGTTTGGTACTGATAGAATGTAGGAACTTGGTGAAAATTGATAAGTCTATTGGTCAGTTGAAGTGCCTAGTTTCCTTGGATGTGCGCTATTGTCTGGAACTTAGTAGACTGCCAGGCGAGCTTGGCGAACTCGAGGCTTTGAAAGAACTCCTACTTGATTCGACTCCGATAAAGAATATCCCCGAAATTCAAGGAATGAAGAATTTAAGGATCATCAGTGCTCATCGTTGCAACGAAATCGCACAACTTCCCCTCTCCATCGGAGGTCTTGCAAGCCTTGAATACCTATATCTGAGCGGGTACCTATCGTTGGAGAGGCTTCCGGATTCAATCGGGAAGTTGAAATCGCTAATTGAGTTTGATATATCCAGGAGCGGCATCAAAGAACTACCACATTCCTTACAGACGATTGAGAAGCCGGAAGCAATACGAGGCGAGTTCAACTGTTGTTAG